From the genome of Erinaceus europaeus chromosome 1, mEriEur2.1, whole genome shotgun sequence:
CACAACGGAAGCTCCCTATGGATAGGCATGAAAACATCAGCAGACGAAGGACTTAGGACGTGAAGAGAAGCACCAAGAAGTTCCCCTCAGATGGAGAACTCGCATATGGCCGGAGCAGATGTGGAACAGGTGGCATCATTCCACTTGCCGTTAGTCAGGAGTACTACACAGTCTTCCCCAGGCGGAGGGCCAGCATTGTTGGGTTCACCATCATTCCAGTTTTTGTAGGTTATCGTGTTTCCTGCCATGTCAACAAATTGACCTTCTATCTCCTGGTCTGTGATGCCCAGAAAGGGTGTTTTTTCTTTGGCTAGACTCTGGATGGCTTTGTTCTCTTCCTCATTCCTGGGAACGGGCATAGTGGCTTGGAAGTGGGCACACAGGGTCTTCACTTCATCAAAGGTCATCATTGCAACACTGTACAAGAAGAACTTATTCCCAACTTTCTTGCCCATTGCAAAAGCCATccctaaaatgggaaaataaatgtgACATGGTTATGCCTTTTACCCAACTCAAGCTATTTATCTTATTATTAGTTAAAGTTTTCTAAAATAGAGTTGAGGCATAAAATTATAGTTTTCACTTGAATTTCAGGTAAACAATGAATTTAATTTAGTGTAAGTGTTTCCTTATCCAATTTGGGGGAGGGATATAAGTAAACTAAATTTTGATTTATATTGCCTGAAGTTCAAATTTAACTGGGTATCCTGTATATCTATTTCAGACATCTGGCAAATCTAATATGAAGATATAgactggtaaaaaagaaaagacctctGTCATTTTGGATTAGATTTCTAGGATACATATCATTTGTATTTCTGAATGCCACCTCAGTATTATCTTGAGAATAAACacagtataattatttacttattccagaGAATTCAGAAGGAAAAGTTAGGCCCCACTGGCAGATTTCAACACCAGTGAGCAAAATGCAAAAGATGGAGGAGGAATTCCTTTGGAATCAAACACTTCACTTTATaagttatttctgtcattttgtAGGTGTTTGTTTGAGCAAGTTAAGTAATACCCTGTTGCCTTTATTTCTACTGAAATGTTGTAAGAGATTCATGAGAAATATTTATCTAGGCACTAGAAAATTGCATAAAGTTGGTAAATCTGTATTACCTCTGTCTGTCCAAACTTTATACAACAGAAGGATAAGGAAGAAGGCTTACACTGTCTGATACGGTCCAGTTCTGCTTGTAGAGCTTCTTTCTCTGAAGTAGTTATCCCACAGTCACAATCTAGAACATTAAAGTGAAGGAATGATTGTTATGAGGGTAGTGAACCTCTttcaaattaggaaaaaaaagtttttacctTGCTTTTGCTATCTAAAGAAAATTaggacaggagtagatagcataatggttatgcaaagagactcatgcctaaggctctaatgtcccaggttcaatcccttgcaccaccataaaccagagctgatcagtgctttggtaaaaaataaataaagggggttgggcagtagtgcagcgggttaagcgcacatggcatgaaacaaaaggacctgcctaaggattccagttcgagcccctggctccccacctgcagcagggtcacttcacaagtggtgaagcaggtctgcaggtgtctatctttctctcttctgctctgtctcccctcctctctcagtttctctctgtcctatcaaaaacaacaacatcagtggtaacaataacaataatggcaagaagggtaacaaaatgggaaaatagcctctaggagcagtggatt
Proteins encoded in this window:
- the MBL2 gene encoding mannose-binding protein C gives rise to the protein MWIFLPLLLLMVTASCSEIEESDNTRKNCPAMACCPAGLNGLPGRDGRDGIKGEKGEPGQGLRGIQGPPGKVGPPGIQGFPGIKGAMGQKGDPGDRPDCDCGITTSEKEALQAELDRIRQWMAFAMGKKVGNKFFLYSVAMMTFDEVKTLCAHFQATMPVPRNEEENKAIQSLAKEKTPFLGITDQEIEGQFVDMAGNTITYKNWNDGEPNNAGPPPGEDCVVLLTNGKWNDATCSTSAPAICEFSI